A stretch of the bacterium genome encodes the following:
- a CDS encoding type II toxin-antitoxin system RelE/ParE family toxin, giving the protein MYKVLLHKKAIKYYKSLNDKTARKINKAIEKIRENPLEGFHIKKLKGSLEGKYRYKIEALRIIYIVNLKEKNVFIEAIGPRGDVYK; this is encoded by the coding sequence ATGTATAAGGTTCTTCTTCATAAGAAAGCCATTAAATACTATAAAAGCCTTAATGATAAGACAGCAAGAAAGATAAACAAAGCAATTGAAAAGATAAGAGAAAATCCACTTGAAGGTTTTCATATCAAAAAGCTTAAAGGAAGTCTTGAGGGTAAATACAGATATAAAATTGAGGCTTTAAGAATTATTTACATTGTTAATCTTAAAGAAAAGAATGTTTTTATTGAAGCCATAGGACCAAGAGGGGATGTTTATAAATGA